The Paenibacillus sp. FSL H7-0357 nucleotide sequence CTTTTTTCCCGGCTGATGCATGTCCGGCCCCTTTTTTGCGTATACAAAACTATACCTGTCTAATGCTCTGACCAACAAACTATGGGAGTGACCCGGCTTGAATACAACCGTTACCGATTTTATATTGCCCTTGCTGAATATCGTTTTTCTCGATTTGATTCTGGCGGGGGACAACGCTATTGTCATCGGGCTTGCTGCACGAAATTTACCGGCAGACACCCAGAAAAAGGCTATTCTGCTTGGAACGGGCGGAGCCGTTGTGCTGCGGATCATCGCTACCATACTGGTTGTCTGGCTGCTGAAAGTCCCTTGGCTGCTGCTGTTCGGTGGTCTGCTGCTGATTCTGATTGCATACAAGCTGCTCAGCGGGGAAAATAACGATGCGGATATCAAGGCCGGAGGCACACTGTGGGCGGCTGTGCGGACAATTATTGTTGCCGACGCGGCCATGGGTCTGGACAATGTCATCGCCATTGCCGGAGCAGCCAATCACAATATCACGCTGGTTGTGGTAGGACTGCTTATCAGTGTCCCCATTGTGGTCTGGGGCAGTACGCTTTTTATTAAGCTGATTAACCGGTATCCCTGGATTATTTACATCGGTTCCGCAGTGCTGGGGTACACCGCCTCCACCATGATTACCGGTGAACAGAAGCTCCAGCCTTTTTTTGAGCAGCACCCGCTGCTCCATGTTCTCTTCATCATCCTTGTGATTGCAGGCATACTCGCTACAGGGCACTGGAAACGGCGGCTGGAGCACAAAAAGATCCCGCATAGCGGGACCTCGGGCTAAGACATAACATTTCATCAACAAAAAAAAGGGGGGCCGAAATCCGTCAACGGTTTCGGGCCACCTGCTATTGCGTTAGAACCACTCTTCCTGCAGCCCGGCTTGCGCCGGAACTACATCGCTTGGTTTCTCATCCCCGTAAGGCGTAATGGAAATCGTCTCTGTCCCCGCGACAGCAGCATCCAGCCGTGCGGCATATCCGGGCAACGTCGCTTCAATCTTGTCTACGATCCGCTGATTCGGGTTGGTCGTAGGCGATTTTGGCACAAATAACGTGCAGCAATCCTCGTAAGGCAAGATAGATAAATCATAAGTGCCGATCATTTGGGAAAGCTCGACAATCTCGCTTTTGTCCATCATGACCAGCGGCCGCAGCAGCGGCAGCGTTGTAGCGCGTCCGATGACATTCATGCTGGACAACGTCTGGCTGGCCACCTGCCCCAGACTCTCCCCGGTAACAAGCGCAAGCGCCCCTTCCCGTTCAGCCAGCCGGGTGGTAATCTTCAGCATCGCCCGCCTCATCAGCGTAATAATCAGGTTATCCTGGCCAATCCCCGTAAAAGCGGTCTGCACCTCCGTAAACGGAACGAGATGCAGTTTAATCACCCCGGCATAACGCGACAGCACCCGGGCAAGATCCACGACCTTCTGGCGGGCAAGCTCGCTCGTATAAGGATAACTGTAGAAGTGGACACACTCCACTTCCAAACCGCGGCGCATCGAAGACCAGCCTGCCACAGGACTATCAATACCGCCGGACAGGAGGAGCATAGCCTTTCCGTTGGTTCCCAGCGGAAACCCTCCGACCCCGGGGATATTCTCACAGAAAATATAAGTATGCCCCTCGCGGATTTCGATCTTGAGCTCCATCTGCGGTGATTTCACATCCACGATCAGGCCGGGATAGCCTTGCAGCAGCGGAGTCGAGATCAGCTTATTCATCTCGATGGAGCCATGCGGGAACTCTTTCCATACCCGGCGCGCGTTGACCTTAAAGGTAGTACCCGGGGCTGGAACGATAATCTCCAGGAATGTCCGGCTGGCGGACAGGATATCGTCAAACTCCGATAAAGAGACCTTGACCGGACTAATAGAGGCGATGCCGAAGACATTCTTCAGCGACGCCGCCAACTCGCCGGCCGGCTCACCGTTCAACTGCACATAAATCCGTCCGAATTCCTTGCTCAGCACCACTTGGGGATATGGCTTGACCATCTCCTTCACATGGCGCAGCACCGTCTTCTCGAACCGGGCCCGGTTCTTGCCCTTCAGTGTAAATTCCCCGAACCTCAGTATAAGCATATCTGCATATTCAATACTGCTTCCGCCGCTTATGGCAGTTCCAGTTTCCTGCTCTTTCATCGGTTATCTCATGCCTCCTTCAACAATCTTCAAAGCCTGTACAGCC carries:
- a CDS encoding TerC family protein; the encoded protein is MNTTVTDFILPLLNIVFLDLILAGDNAIVIGLAARNLPADTQKKAILLGTGGAVVLRIIATILVVWLLKVPWLLLFGGLLLILIAYKLLSGENNDADIKAGGTLWAAVRTIIVADAAMGLDNVIAIAGAANHNITLVVVGLLISVPIVVWGSTLFIKLINRYPWIIYIGSAVLGYTASTMITGEQKLQPFFEQHPLLHVLFIILVIAGILATGHWKRRLEHKKIPHSGTSG
- the thiI gene encoding tRNA uracil 4-sulfurtransferase ThiI, whose product is MKEQETGTAISGGSSIEYADMLILRFGEFTLKGKNRARFEKTVLRHVKEMVKPYPQVVLSKEFGRIYVQLNGEPAGELAASLKNVFGIASISPVKVSLSEFDDILSASRTFLEIIVPAPGTTFKVNARRVWKEFPHGSIEMNKLISTPLLQGYPGLIVDVKSPQMELKIEIREGHTYIFCENIPGVGGFPLGTNGKAMLLLSGGIDSPVAGWSSMRRGLEVECVHFYSYPYTSELARQKVVDLARVLSRYAGVIKLHLVPFTEVQTAFTGIGQDNLIITLMRRAMLKITTRLAEREGALALVTGESLGQVASQTLSSMNVIGRATTLPLLRPLVMMDKSEIVELSQMIGTYDLSILPYEDCCTLFVPKSPTTNPNQRIVDKIEATLPGYAARLDAAVAGTETISITPYGDEKPSDVVPAQAGLQEEWF